Genomic window (Pseudomonas hydrolytica):
GGTGGTGGTCTTGCCCATGCCGGCCGGACCGACCAGGGCGATCACCCCGCCCTCCTCCAGCGGCTCGACCTTGGGCGTCTTGATCGCATGCGCCAGGTGCGCCAGCAGCATGCGCCAGGCCTGACGCGGCTCGGCCACACCCGCGACCTTGCTCAGCAGTGCCTGCGACAGTTCGGCAGACAGGCCCATGCGCTGCAGGCGACGCCACAGATTGGCCTGCTGCGGACGACGCGTCTGCAACTGGCCCCAGGCGATCGACCCCAGCTGAACCTCAATCAGCTCGCGCAGGCCGTGCAGCTCGAAGCGCATGGCTTCCAGCGCGCGCGGATCGACCGCCGGGGCCGCGGCAGGAGCCGACTCGGCCGCGCGCTGCGGTTTGACCGGCGTGGCAGGCAGCTCGGGCGCCAGCAGCGATTCGTTGGCGAACAACTGGCGGTCCTTGCCGGCGTCCTGCTCGGCACGCGTGGCCAGCTCCGCCTGGGCACTGGCGATGCGCGCCTGGGTCTTGCGCAGCTCGGCTTCCAACGCCGGGTTCGGGCGTACCGGCGCCGGCGCCACCTGGTAGTCCAGCGCAGCGGTCAGCTCGACACCGCCAGCCACGCGGCGGTTGCCGATGATCGCGGCGTCGGCGCCCAGCTCGTCTCGCACCAGTTTCATGGCGGTCCGCATATCGGCGGCGAAGAAGCGTTTGACCTGCATGACCCTTTACCTCAGTTCTGGCCAACCGTAGCGACTATGGTGACCTGCTTGTTGTCCGGAATTTCCTGGTAGGCCAGCACATGCATGCTGGGTACCGCCAGCCGCGCGAAGCGCGACAACATCGCCCGGATCGGACCGGCCACCAGCAGAATCACCGGCTTGCCGAGCATTTCCTGGCGCTGCGCCGCTTCCACCAGGGAACGCTGCAGCTTCTCGGCCATACCCGGTTCGAGGAGGATGCCATCCTCGCTGCCCTGACCGGCCTTCTGCATACTGTTGAGCAATATCTGTTCCAACCTTGGTTCGAGGGTGATCACAGGCAGCTCCAGCTCTAGTCCCACAATGCTTTGCACAATGGCGCGGGCCAGCGAGACGCGTACCGCGGCGACCATCGCGGCGGGATCTTGACTCTTGGGCGCGACGTTGGCGATGGCCTCGGCGATGGTGCGAATGTCGCGCACCGGCACCTGTTCCTGCAGCAGCGCCTGCAGCACCTTGAGCAGGGTCGACAGCGACACCAGCCCCGGCACCAGCTCCTCGGCCAGCTTCGGCGAGCTCTTGGCCAACAGCTGCATGAGCTGCTGCACTTCCTCGTGGCCGAGCAGCTCGTGGGCATGCTTGTGCAGGATCTGGTTGAGGTGGGTGGCGACCACGGTACTGGCGTCGACCACGGTGTAACCCAACGATTGCGCCTGATCGCGCTGACTGGGGTCGATCCACACCGCCTCCAGGCCGAACGCCGGATCCTTGGCGGCGATACCGTTGAGCGGGCCGAATACCTGGCCGGGGTTGATCGCCAGTTCGCGATCCGGATAGACCTCGGCCTCGGCCACGCTGACGCCCATCAGCGTCAACCGATAGGCGTTGGGCGCCAGATCGAGGTTGTCGCGGATATGCACCGAGGGCATGAGAAAGCCCATCTCCTGCGACAGCTTCTTGCGTACTCCCTTGATACGCGCCAGCAGCTGGCCACCCTGATTGCGGTCGACCAGCGGAATCAAGCGGTAGCCCACCTCCAGACCGACCATGTCCACCGGGGTGACGTCGTCCCAGCCCAGTTCCTTGACCTCCTGGGCCTTCTGCGCCGGCAGCAGCTCCTGCTGGCGCTGCACTTCCTTGACCTCGGCTTCCTTGACCTTGCGGTTCTTGTGCGCGATCCAGTAGGCGCCGCCAGCGGCCACCAGGCCCAGGCTGATGAAGGAAAAGTGCGGCATGCCCGGCACCAGGCCCATGGCGATGAGGATGGCAGCGGCCACGGCCAGAGCACGCGGCGAGGCGAACATCTGCCGATGCACCTGCGAGCCCATGTCCTCGGAGGTGGAAACGCGGGTCACCATCACCGCGGCGGCAGTGGACAGCAGCAGGGAAGGAATCTGCGCCACCAGGCCGTCACCGATGGTGAGCAGGGTGTAGACCTTGCCGGCCTCGGCGAAGGCCAGGCTGTGCTGCAGCACGCCGATGGCGATACCGCCGATCAGGTTGATGAACAGGATCAGCAGGCCGGCGATGGCGTCGCCGCGCACGAATTTGCTGGCACCGTCCATCGAGCCGTAGAAGTCCGCCTCCTGGGCCACCTCGCTGCGACGGCGCTTGGCCTCGGCCTGATCGATCAGGCCAGCGTTGAGGTCGGCGTCGATGGCCATCTGCTTGCCGGGCATGGCGTCGAGGGTGAAGCGCGCGCTCACTTCGGAGATACGCCCGGCACCCTTGGTGACCACCACGAAGTTGATGATCATGAGGATGGCGAACACCACGATACCGACGACGTAGTTGCCGCCGATCACCACTTCGCCGAAGGCCTGGATCACCTGGCCCGCCGCGCCATGTCCGTCGTGGCCGTTGAGCAGCACCACACGGGTGGAGGCGACGTTCAGCGCCAGACGCAGCAGCGTGGCGGCTAGCAGGATGGTGGGGAACACGGCGAAGTCCAGCGGCCGCAGCGCATAGATGCTGACCAGCAGCACCACGATCGACAGCGCGATGCTGAAGGTGAACAGCACGTCGAGCAAAAACGGCGGAATCGGCAGCATGACCATGCCGAGCATGACCAGCAGCAGCAGCGGAATGCCCAGGTTGCCGTGGCGCAACCCGGCAAGGTTGCTGCGTACGTCACCGATGATTTGTGCGCGATCTACTGCCACAGCTCTACCCCAGCCCATTCAATCTTTTGACGCGAAAATGCGCCCTGCTGGGGTAATGGCAAGAAGCGTTCCAGAATCACGCGGCAGCGTGCAAGACGCTCTTTACGAGTCGCGACGCAGATCCGCAGGGATCGGCAGGTCCGGCAATGGCCCCGGACGCTTGCCCTTGCCGGCCTGGTACTGCCGAAGCTGATAGACGTAGGCCAGCACCTGGGCCACGGCCAGGTACAGGCCGGCGGGAATTTCCTGATCCAGCTCGGTGGAGTAGTAGACGGCCCGGGCCAGCGCCGGCGATTCCAGCACCATCACCTTGTGCTCCTGGGCGATTTCGCGAATCTTCAGCGCCAGGAAGTCGCCACCCTTGGCCAGCAGCATTGGCGCCCCCCCCTTCTCCGGGTCGTACTTGAGCGCCACGGCGAAGTGCGTCGGGTTGGTGATCACCACGTCGGCCTGCGGCACGGCCTGCATCATGCGCCGCTCGGCCATCTCGCGCTGCAGCTGACGGATACGCCCCTTGACCTCGGGCTTGCCCTCGGTGTCCTTGTACTCGTCGCGCACTTCCTGCTTGGTCATCTTCAGCTTCTGCTTGTGGCTCCAGAGCTGGAACGGCACATCCACCGCGGCGATCAGAATCAGCCCGCAGGACAGCCAGAACGCGCTCCAGCCCACCACCCTGAGGCTGTGCAGAATGGCCGGCTCCACCGGCTCGTTGGCGATGGCCAGCAGGTCGTCCTGATCCAGCGCAAGCACCACCAGCGCCACCGCCAGAATCACCAGAAACTTGGCCAGGGCCTTGAGCAGCTCGACCAGCGCCTGCACGGAGAACATGCGCTTGAGACCGGCCAGGGGATTCATGCGACTGGCCTTGGGCTGTAGCGCCTCGGCGGAGAACAGCCAGCCGCCCAAGGCGATGGGGCCGATGACCGAAGCGATCAGCAGGGCCAGGAACAGCGGCTGTATGGCCACCAGGGCATGCTTGCCGGAAGCCAGCAGGTACAAGGCCATGCTGCCCTCGTGCATCAGCACCTCGCGCGGCAGACTGAAATTGCCGCGCATCAGGTCCATGAGCACGTTGCCCATGTAGGCGCCGAAGATGATCAGCGCAACGGTGCCGGTGAGGGTCACCGCCAGGGTGTTGAGCTCCTTGGAGCGAGCGATCTGACCTTTCTTGCGCGACTCCTCGAGCCGCTTACTGGTGGGTTCCTCGCTTTTTTCGGCACCGCTTTCGCTTTCAGCCATGCTCGCTCCTCATCGCGTCAGGGCGAATTCGCCCAGCTGCTGCAAGGCCTCGCTGGCCAGGGCCTGGAACAGGCTGCCGAAGTCGGACAGGCCGATCCAGAAGATCACCAGGCCCATGGCCAGGGTCAGCGGGAAACCGATGGAGAAGATGTTCAGCTGCGGCGCCGCACGGGTCATCACGCCGAACGCCAGGTTGATCACCAGTAGCGCGGTGACCATGGGCAGGGTCAGCAGCAGGCCGGCGCCGATCACCCAGCCGAGCTTGCCGGCCAGCTCCCAGTAGTGGCCGATCATCAGGCCCTGCCCTGGCGGCAGGCTGACGAAGCTTTCGGCAAGCACCTCCAGAACCACCAGGTGGCCGTTGATCGCCAAAAACAGCAGCGTCACCAGCATCAGCATGAACTGGCCGAGCACCGGCACGGAAACGCCGTTGGTAGGATCGACCATGGAGGCGAAGCCCAGGCCCATCTGCATGGCAATGATCTGCCCCGCCACGGCGAACAGATGAAAGAACAGCTGCAGGATGAAGCCGAACATGGCGCCGATCAGCACCTGTTCCAGGATCAGCAACAGGCTGCGCAGGCTCAGCGCGTCGACCTGCGGCATCGGCGGCAGGGTCGGCACCAGCACCACGCTGATCGCCAGCGCCAGGTACAGGCGAACCCGATTCGGCACCAGTTGCGTCCCGATGATCGGCATGACCATCAGCATCGCCGCGATGCGGAACAACGGCAGCAGGAACTGGGCGACCCAGCCGCTGATTTGCT
Coding sequences:
- the flhF gene encoding flagellar biosynthesis protein FlhF is translated as MQVKRFFAADMRTAMKLVRDELGADAAIIGNRRVAGGVELTAALDYQVAPAPVRPNPALEAELRKTQARIASAQAELATRAEQDAGKDRQLFANESLLAPELPATPVKPQRAAESAPAAAPAVDPRALEAMRFELHGLRELIEVQLGSIAWGQLQTRRPQQANLWRRLQRMGLSAELSQALLSKVAGVAEPRQAWRMLLAHLAHAIKTPKVEPLEEGGVIALVGPAGMGKTTTLAKLAARYVLKYGAQQVALVSMDSFRIGAQEQLKTLGRILGVSVTQIDPGQSLLQALTPLAKKRVVLVDTAGLPGNDPALRLQLESLASARIKAKNYLVLAATSQSQVLKAAYHSYKRCGLSGCILTKLDEAASLGEVLGLAIGQHLPVAYVTDGPRIPDDLQVPRSHQLVSRAVGLQTAEPPSEDAMAQMFAGLYHSPAQRAG
- the flhA gene encoding flagellar biosynthesis protein FlhA, which gives rise to MGWGRAVAVDRAQIIGDVRSNLAGLRHGNLGIPLLLLVMLGMVMLPIPPFLLDVLFTFSIALSIVVLLVSIYALRPLDFAVFPTILLAATLLRLALNVASTRVVLLNGHDGHGAAGQVIQAFGEVVIGGNYVVGIVVFAILMIINFVVVTKGAGRISEVSARFTLDAMPGKQMAIDADLNAGLIDQAEAKRRRSEVAQEADFYGSMDGASKFVRGDAIAGLLILFINLIGGIAIGVLQHSLAFAEAGKVYTLLTIGDGLVAQIPSLLLSTAAAVMVTRVSTSEDMGSQVHRQMFASPRALAVAAAILIAMGLVPGMPHFSFISLGLVAAGGAYWIAHKNRKVKEAEVKEVQRQQELLPAQKAQEVKELGWDDVTPVDMVGLEVGYRLIPLVDRNQGGQLLARIKGVRKKLSQEMGFLMPSVHIRDNLDLAPNAYRLTLMGVSVAEAEVYPDRELAINPGQVFGPLNGIAAKDPAFGLEAVWIDPSQRDQAQSLGYTVVDASTVVATHLNQILHKHAHELLGHEEVQQLMQLLAKSSPKLAEELVPGLVSLSTLLKVLQALLQEQVPVRDIRTIAEAIANVAPKSQDPAAMVAAVRVSLARAIVQSIVGLELELPVITLEPRLEQILLNSMQKAGQGSEDGILLEPGMAEKLQRSLVEAAQRQEMLGKPVILLVAGPIRAMLSRFARLAVPSMHVLAYQEIPDNKQVTIVATVGQN
- the flhB gene encoding flagellar biosynthesis protein FlhB yields the protein MAESESGAEKSEEPTSKRLEESRKKGQIARSKELNTLAVTLTGTVALIIFGAYMGNVLMDLMRGNFSLPREVLMHEGSMALYLLASGKHALVAIQPLFLALLIASVIGPIALGGWLFSAEALQPKASRMNPLAGLKRMFSVQALVELLKALAKFLVILAVALVVLALDQDDLLAIANEPVEPAILHSLRVVGWSAFWLSCGLILIAAVDVPFQLWSHKQKLKMTKQEVRDEYKDTEGKPEVKGRIRQLQREMAERRMMQAVPQADVVITNPTHFAVALKYDPEKGGAPMLLAKGGDFLALKIREIAQEHKVMVLESPALARAVYYSTELDQEIPAGLYLAVAQVLAYVYQLRQYQAGKGKRPGPLPDLPIPADLRRDS
- the fliR gene encoding flagellar biosynthetic protein FliR; translated protein: MLELSNEQISGWVAQFLLPLFRIAAMLMVMPIIGTQLVPNRVRLYLALAISVVLVPTLPPMPQVDALSLRSLLLILEQVLIGAMFGFILQLFFHLFAVAGQIIAMQMGLGFASMVDPTNGVSVPVLGQFMLMLVTLLFLAINGHLVVLEVLAESFVSLPPGQGLMIGHYWELAGKLGWVIGAGLLLTLPMVTALLVINLAFGVMTRAAPQLNIFSIGFPLTLAMGLVIFWIGLSDFGSLFQALASEALQQLGEFALTR